A part of Nitratidesulfovibrio sp. genomic DNA contains:
- a CDS encoding sodium:proton antiporter, with product MALAAAVATMLPGMAFAAGAGAPHLDGALLGGLWAVPFACMLLSIAVFPLVAPHFWHHHFGKVSAFWGLAFLVPFALKFGASLALYEVLHTLLLEYIPFIILLFALFTVAGGVRLTGSLVGTPMVNTLLLAIGTVLASWMGTTGAAMLLIRPLLRANAHRKFKVHSVVFFIFLVANIGGSLTPLGDPPLFLGFLKGVSFFWTTVHLLPPMLLVSVLLLAVFFALDTVLFGKEGRPVPPQQDSGEKLGLEGRVNLLLLGGVVAAVLMSGFWKPGVEFVVYHVPVELQNIVRDIVLLVIAGLSLKLTDPVSRIKNDFSWGPIAEVAKLFAGIFVSMIPAIAILKAGESGALRSVIQMVTHDGQPVNVMYFWLTGLLSSFLDNAPTYLVFFNTAGGDAAHLMHDMAQTLLAISAGAVFMGANTYIGNAPNFMVRSIAEEQGVKMPSFFGYMAWSCGILVPSFILVTLVFFM from the coding sequence ATGGCCCTCGCGGCCGCCGTCGCCACCATGCTCCCGGGCATGGCGTTCGCCGCCGGTGCAGGTGCGCCGCACCTCGACGGCGCGCTGCTTGGCGGCCTGTGGGCGGTGCCGTTTGCCTGCATGCTGCTGTCCATCGCCGTTTTTCCCCTGGTGGCGCCGCACTTCTGGCACCATCACTTCGGCAAGGTCTCCGCGTTCTGGGGCCTGGCCTTCCTTGTGCCCTTCGCCCTCAAGTTCGGCGCCTCGCTGGCCCTGTACGAAGTGCTGCACACCCTGCTGCTGGAATACATCCCCTTCATCATCCTGCTGTTCGCCCTGTTCACAGTGGCGGGCGGCGTGCGCCTGACCGGTTCGCTGGTGGGCACCCCCATGGTCAATACCCTGCTGCTGGCCATCGGCACTGTGCTGGCTAGTTGGATGGGCACCACCGGCGCCGCCATGCTGCTGATCCGCCCGCTGCTGCGCGCCAACGCCCACCGCAAGTTCAAGGTGCATTCGGTGGTGTTCTTCATCTTTCTGGTGGCCAACATCGGCGGTTCGCTGACACCGCTGGGCGACCCGCCGCTGTTCCTCGGCTTCCTCAAGGGCGTCTCGTTCTTCTGGACCACCGTTCACCTGCTGCCGCCCATGCTGCTGGTTTCCGTGCTGCTGCTGGCCGTGTTCTTCGCGCTGGACACCGTGCTGTTCGGCAAGGAGGGCCGCCCCGTGCCGCCGCAGCAGGACAGCGGTGAAAAACTGGGCCTGGAAGGCCGCGTGAACCTGCTGCTGCTGGGCGGCGTGGTGGCTGCGGTGCTCATGAGCGGCTTCTGGAAGCCGGGTGTGGAATTCGTCGTGTACCACGTGCCGGTGGAATTGCAGAACATCGTGCGCGACATCGTCCTGCTGGTCATCGCCGGGCTGTCGCTGAAGCTGACCGACCCCGTATCGCGCATCAAGAACGATTTCAGCTGGGGCCCCATCGCGGAAGTTGCCAAGCTGTTCGCGGGCATCTTCGTCAGCATGATTCCGGCCATCGCCATCCTGAAGGCGGGCGAGAGCGGCGCGCTGCGCTCGGTGATCCAGATGGTGACCCACGACGGCCAGCCGGTGAACGTCATGTACTTCTGGCTGACCGGCCTGCTGTCCAGCTTCCTGGACAACGCGCCCACCTACCTGGTGTTCTTCAACACCGCAGGCGGCGATGCCGCGCACCTGATGCACGACATGGCCCAGACGCTGCTGGCCATTTCCGCCGGTGCCGTGTTCATGGGCGCCAACACCTACATCGGCAACGCACCCAACTTCATGGTGCGTTCCATCGCAGAAGAGCAAGGCGTGAAGATGCCCAGCTTCTTCGGCTACATGGCCTGGTCGTGCGGCATCCTGGTGCCTTCGTTCATCCTGGTGACGCTGGTCTTCTTCATGTAG
- a CDS encoding TrmH family RNA methyltransferase codes for MAPQITPRRMERIRRVLGWRQKDLTLVLANIHDPHNVSAIYRSCDAFGVAQVHLYYTDTAFPVLGRKSSASARKWVETVRHSDAQSLMRTLKEGGHRVLATSCTPAAKPLGDYDMTQPTAIIMGNEHSGVAQELVDLVDGEVYIPMYGMIQSFNVSVAAAVLLAEASRQRVLAGMYDRPSYPEEELEARIAAWTEK; via the coding sequence ATGGCACCACAGATAACCCCACGGCGCATGGAACGCATCCGCCGCGTTCTCGGCTGGCGGCAGAAGGACCTGACCCTTGTGCTGGCCAACATCCACGACCCGCACAACGTTTCGGCCATCTACCGCAGTTGCGACGCCTTCGGCGTGGCCCAGGTGCACCTGTACTACACCGACACCGCCTTTCCCGTGCTGGGTCGCAAGTCGTCGGCATCCGCCCGCAAGTGGGTGGAAACGGTGCGCCATTCCGATGCGCAAAGCCTGATGCGCACCCTGAAGGAAGGCGGACACCGCGTGCTGGCCACCAGTTGCACCCCGGCTGCCAAACCGCTGGGCGACTACGACATGACGCAGCCCACCGCCATCATCATGGGCAACGAGCATTCCGGCGTGGCCCAGGAACTGGTGGATCTGGTGGACGGCGAAGTGTACATCCCCATGTACGGCATGATCCAGAGCTTCAACGTGTCGGTGGCGGCGGCGGTGCTGCTGGCCGAAGCCTCGCGCCAGCGCGTGCTGGCGGGCATGTACGACCGGCCTTCCTATCCCGAAGAGGAACTGGAGGCCCGCATAGCGGCCTGGACGGAGAAGTAG
- a CDS encoding glycosyltransferase family 2 protein, with product MTAKAPLVSVIIPAWNLWDLTRGCLESLHAHTPGGVLEIIVVDNGSTDATASDLEPLGHALFGELFRPIRLPENKGFAVASNLGAAQARAGRLLFLNNDTLVTPGWLPPLLRALDDDTRLGAVGPLLLYPDTDRVQHCGIAFTPSLSTEHLYANFPAAHPAVAARRPLQAITGAALLMERGLFADCGGFHDGYLNGSEDLELCWRIRERGLKVACVAESRVYHLESRTPGRRDHDAANAARLNRRCSGCFGPDLHKLARRDGFELALTPWLETYLTLPPAREAELLADHADFEPGRCWQALQADPLWPSGYELLAAFLEKHGRYLEASGVRLLHCYFFPTLPGYRRLALVAAQAGNPDLSGQAARKIEHVTGLLEDPEPLVRKARGLARWARRAGEREVGALYEGWLTDLGLPLEGDGPHDGPNDGPDDMDG from the coding sequence ATGACCGCAAAAGCCCCCCTCGTCTCCGTCATCATCCCTGCCTGGAATCTCTGGGACCTCACGCGCGGCTGCCTGGAAAGCCTGCACGCGCATACCCCCGGCGGCGTGCTGGAGATCATCGTGGTGGACAACGGCTCCACCGACGCCACCGCCAGCGACCTTGAGCCGCTGGGGCACGCCCTGTTCGGCGAGCTTTTCCGGCCCATCCGCCTGCCGGAAAACAAGGGCTTCGCCGTGGCCAGCAACCTTGGTGCGGCACAGGCGCGTGCGGGCAGGCTGCTGTTCCTGAACAACGACACCCTGGTCACGCCCGGCTGGCTGCCGCCCCTGCTGCGCGCGCTGGACGACGACACCCGGCTGGGGGCCGTGGGGCCGCTGCTGCTCTACCCGGATACGGACAGGGTGCAGCACTGCGGCATCGCCTTCACGCCGTCGCTGTCCACGGAGCACCTGTACGCCAACTTTCCGGCGGCGCACCCGGCGGTGGCCGCGCGGCGTCCGTTGCAGGCCATCACCGGTGCGGCCCTGCTCATGGAACGCGGCCTGTTCGCGGACTGCGGCGGCTTCCACGATGGCTACCTGAACGGCAGCGAGGACCTGGAACTGTGCTGGCGCATCCGCGAACGGGGGCTGAAGGTGGCCTGCGTGGCGGAAAGTCGGGTGTACCACCTGGAAAGCCGCACCCCCGGACGCCGCGACCACGACGCGGCCAACGCCGCCCGGCTCAACCGGCGCTGTTCCGGCTGCTTCGGGCCGGACCTGCACAAGCTGGCCAGGCGCGACGGCTTCGAACTGGCCCTGACCCCGTGGCTGGAAACCTACCTGACCCTGCCGCCCGCGCGCGAGGCGGAGCTGCTGGCGGACCACGCCGATTTCGAACCCGGCAGATGCTGGCAGGCCTTGCAGGCCGACCCGCTGTGGCCGTCCGGCTACGAACTGCTGGCCGCGTTTCTGGAAAAACACGGCAGGTATCTTGAAGCCTCGGGCGTGCGGCTGCTGCACTGCTACTTCTTTCCCACCCTGCCGGGCTACCGCCGCCTGGCGCTTGTGGCGGCGCAGGCGGGCAACCCGGACCTTTCCGGACAGGCGGCCCGCAAGATCGAGCATGTCACCGGCCTGCTGGAAGACCCGGAACCGCTGGTGCGCAAAGCACGCGGGCTGGCCCGCTGGGCACGGCGCGCGGGCGAGCGCGAGGTGGGCGCGCTGTACGAAGGGTGGCTGACCGACCTTGGCCTGCCGCTGGAAGGCGACGGCCCGCATGACGGCCCGAATGACGGACCGGATGACATGGACGGGTAA